From Micromonospora rifamycinica, a single genomic window includes:
- a CDS encoding response regulator codes for MTGGATRGGAVRVLIVDDHPVVRRGLRTMLEGEAWVDGVLEAATCAEAVGIAATEPVGVVAMDVALPDGDGVEATRRIVQARPEIRVLMVTMADDEDVVGRSLRAGARGYVLKDTDPDVIVDALRTVAGGGLVLGPRVGPQVLTSLRRQPVELPPPFDRLTPRERDILRRLAGGDTNARIARHLGLSEKTVRNQLSAVFAKLGVADRVQAALLARDVGLTG; via the coding sequence TTGACCGGAGGGGCGACGCGCGGCGGGGCGGTCCGGGTGCTGATCGTGGACGACCACCCGGTGGTCCGCCGTGGCCTGCGGACCATGTTGGAGGGCGAGGCCTGGGTCGACGGCGTGCTGGAGGCCGCGACCTGCGCCGAGGCGGTCGGCATCGCGGCGACCGAGCCGGTGGGGGTGGTCGCGATGGACGTGGCGCTGCCGGACGGCGACGGCGTGGAGGCGACCCGGCGGATCGTGCAGGCCCGACCGGAGATCCGGGTGCTGATGGTGACCATGGCCGACGACGAGGACGTGGTCGGCCGGTCGCTGCGGGCCGGTGCCCGGGGCTACGTGCTCAAGGACACCGACCCGGACGTGATCGTCGACGCGTTGCGCACGGTGGCCGGTGGCGGGCTCGTCCTCGGCCCCCGGGTCGGTCCGCAGGTGCTGACCAGCCTGCGTCGTCAGCCGGTCGAGCTGCCGCCCCCGTTCGACCGGCTCACCCCCCGGGAGCGGGACATCCTGCGCCGGCTGGCCGGTGGGGACACCAACGCCCGGATCGCCCGGCACCTCGGGCTCAGTGAGAAGACGGTCCGTAACCAGCTCTCGGCCGTCTTCGCCAAGCTCGGCGTCGCCGACCGGGTGCAGGCCGCCCTGCTCGCCCGGGACGTCGGGCTCACCGGCTGA
- a CDS encoding helix-turn-helix domain-containing protein: protein MVLLRRVIGDALRARRQGQHRTLREVSTAANVSLGYLSEIERGQKEPSSELLAAICDALGARLSELLREVSDTVALAEQLPGVLMPVQDEPVAAGSAAGPVRKATGRGVRQMATDGAVAVSVRQDSPLKATLRSARVRPSDRDVVCAA from the coding sequence ATGGTCCTGTTACGCCGGGTGATCGGTGACGCACTTCGCGCGCGACGCCAGGGTCAGCACCGCACCCTGCGCGAGGTCTCCACCGCCGCCAACGTCAGCCTCGGCTACCTGTCCGAGATCGAACGCGGCCAGAAGGAGCCCTCCAGCGAGCTGCTCGCCGCCATCTGTGACGCGCTCGGTGCCCGGCTGTCCGAGCTGCTGCGCGAGGTGAGCGACACCGTCGCGCTCGCCGAGCAGCTGCCGGGCGTGCTCATGCCGGTCCAGGACGAGCCGGTCGCCGCCGGGTCAGCCGCCGGTCCGGTGCGCAAGGCCACCGGCCGCGGGGTACGCCAGATGGCCACCGACGGCGCGGTCGCCGTCTCGGTGCGTCAGGACTCCCCGCTGAAGGCCACCCTGCGCAGCGCCCGGGTCCGTCCCAGCGACCGCGACGTGGTCTGCGCCGCCTGA
- the pspM gene encoding phage shock envelope stress response protein PspM, with translation MADERTRHFRRLGRLRRSARRWSVLAGGLTGAAAVLTPYAGLGLPDAAWAGAAGSAVALAAWRWIDLRAFAARPVPPALDPAEVAARSRARLVAAVERLPVGPGVLAEARRFRSRFALRGTSAAESWARLDRAALTLAGIAPRLTGLAEPAVLEAAAADRSLRDLADRTAGVERALRLAPAEARPRLAEAHRALRDQLVAGVTAYEGLVAAAAGYVAEDAHPEIVADPAATRLMEATDLLHGVAAALAELRTVGEPLRTPTR, from the coding sequence GTGGCCGACGAGCGAACGCGACACTTCCGTCGACTGGGCAGGCTGCGGCGTTCCGCCCGCCGGTGGAGCGTACTGGCCGGCGGGCTCACCGGCGCGGCGGCGGTGCTGACCCCGTACGCGGGACTGGGGTTGCCCGACGCCGCCTGGGCCGGTGCCGCCGGCAGCGCCGTCGCGCTGGCCGCCTGGCGCTGGATCGACCTGCGGGCGTTCGCCGCCCGCCCGGTTCCTCCCGCCCTCGACCCGGCCGAGGTCGCCGCCCGCTCCCGGGCCCGGCTGGTCGCGGCCGTCGAACGGCTCCCGGTCGGTCCCGGCGTGCTGGCCGAGGCCCGCCGGTTCCGTTCCCGGTTCGCGTTGCGGGGCACCTCCGCCGCCGAGTCCTGGGCCCGGCTGGACCGGGCCGCGCTCACCCTGGCCGGGATCGCGCCCCGGCTGACCGGTCTGGCCGAGCCGGCGGTGCTGGAGGCCGCTGCCGCCGACCGCTCGCTGCGGGACCTGGCCGACCGGACGGCCGGCGTGGAACGCGCCCTGCGGCTCGCCCCGGCCGAGGCCCGCCCCCGGCTCGCCGAGGCGCACCGGGCGCTGCGCGACCAGCTGGTCGCCGGGGTGACCGCCTACGAGGGGCTGGTCGCCGCCGCCGCCGGTTACGTCGCCGAGGACGCCCACCCGGAGATCGTCGCCGACCCGGCGGCGACCCGGCTGATGGAGGCGACCGACCTGCTGCACGGGGTCGCCGCCGCCCTGGCCGAGCTGCGCACCGTCGGCGAACCCCTGCGTACCCCCACCCGCTGA
- a CDS encoding PspA/IM30 family protein, whose translation MANPFVKGWKYLMALFGAKIDEHADPKVQIQQAIEDAQRQHQTLVQQAAAVIGNQRQLEMKLSRQMTEVERLQGNARQALVLADQARAKGDEAEAGRYEQSAQVLATQLVSAEQATEDLKTLHDQALGAAAQARRAVENNSMILQQKLAERTKLLSQLEQAKMQESVARSLESMSSLTAPTNTPSLDEVRDRIERRYANAMGRAELAGNSVEGRMLEIQKSTLDSAGSSRLEQIRASMAGDQLGGRQEQPAVQQQAQPAASTADPAAAARLDEIRASMGRDRGVGDSTAG comes from the coding sequence ATGGCGAACCCGTTCGTCAAGGGCTGGAAGTACCTGATGGCGCTCTTCGGTGCCAAGATCGATGAGCACGCCGATCCGAAGGTGCAGATCCAGCAGGCCATCGAGGACGCGCAGCGTCAGCACCAGACGCTGGTCCAACAGGCGGCGGCGGTGATCGGCAACCAGCGTCAGCTGGAGATGAAGCTCTCCCGGCAGATGACCGAGGTCGAGCGGCTCCAGGGCAACGCCCGACAGGCGCTGGTCCTCGCCGACCAGGCCCGGGCCAAGGGCGACGAGGCCGAGGCCGGTCGCTACGAGCAGTCCGCCCAGGTGCTGGCCACCCAGCTGGTCTCCGCCGAGCAGGCCACCGAGGACCTGAAGACCCTGCACGACCAGGCGCTCGGTGCCGCCGCCCAGGCCCGGCGGGCGGTCGAGAACAACTCCATGATCCTCCAGCAGAAACTCGCCGAGCGGACCAAGCTGCTCAGCCAGCTCGAACAGGCCAAGATGCAGGAGAGCGTCGCCCGCTCCCTGGAGTCGATGTCCTCGCTGACCGCGCCCACCAACACCCCCTCGTTGGACGAGGTGCGCGACCGCATCGAGCGCCGCTACGCCAACGCGATGGGTCGGGCCGAGCTGGCCGGCAACTCCGTCGAGGGACGGATGCTGGAGATCCAGAAGTCGACGCTGGACAGCGCCGGGTCGTCCCGGCTGGAGCAGATCAGGGCCAGCATGGCCGGCGACCAGCTCGGTGGCCGGCAGGAGCAGCCGGCGGTGCAGCAGCAGGCCCAGCCCGCCGCGTCGACGGCCGACCCGGCCGCCGCCGCCCGGCTGGACGAGATCCGGGCCAGCATGGGCCGCGACCGCGGCGTGGGGGACAGCACCGCCGGCTGA
- a CDS encoding CinA family protein — MGTGTEHGPTAGSPTVGSPAAGVVHSLHERRQTLATVESLTGGLLAAAIVEIAGVSAVYRGGLVTYATELKARLADVPEDLLDERGPVDPDVAVALAEGGRRRCAADWGLATTGVAGPEPQDGRPVGLVYVAVAGPGGPVVRRLDLDGGRDRIRATAVTEALRLLAERIHGSFPAVGPAPRPGPPADAPPTGTRRR; from the coding sequence ATGGGGACCGGTACGGAACACGGGCCGACGGCGGGCAGCCCGACGGTGGGTAGCCCGGCGGCGGGCGTGGTGCACAGCCTGCACGAGCGGCGGCAGACCCTGGCCACCGTCGAGTCCCTGACCGGTGGCCTGCTGGCCGCCGCGATCGTGGAGATCGCCGGGGTCAGCGCCGTCTACCGGGGTGGACTCGTGACGTACGCCACGGAGTTGAAGGCGCGGCTGGCCGACGTACCCGAGGATCTGCTGGACGAACGCGGACCGGTCGATCCGGACGTGGCCGTCGCCCTCGCCGAGGGGGGCCGGCGGCGTTGCGCCGCCGACTGGGGGCTGGCCACCACCGGGGTCGCCGGTCCCGAGCCGCAGGACGGCCGACCGGTCGGCCTGGTCTATGTCGCGGTGGCTGGGCCGGGCGGCCCGGTGGTCCGTCGGCTGGACCTCGACGGGGGCCGCGACCGCATCCGGGCGACCGCGGTGACCGAGGCGTTGCGCCTGCTCGCGGAGCGGATTCACGGGTCCTTCCCGGCGGTCGGCCCCGCCCCGCGCCCCGGGCCGCCGGCCGACGCCCCGCCGACCGGCACCCGGCGGCGCTGA